The Streptomyces sp. Je 1-332 genome has a window encoding:
- a CDS encoding amino acid permease: protein MLDQGAPPQNRPSPPGATGLGSRLMRRKPVELLVAEGGKGEGGSLRRSLGMWQLTMISIGATLGTGIFVVLGESVPKAGPAVTISFVIAGLTALFSALSYAELAGSIPVAGSSYSYAYATMGELVAWVCGWCLVLEYGVSVAAVAVGWGEYLNELLNGTIGVTIPDALSAAPGEVDGAIINLPGLIVVLLAMVFLLGGAKESATANTIMVIVKIAALVLFCTIGFMGFKSGNYSDFMPLGTAGVSAAAASLFFSYIGFDAASTAGEEAKNPQRDLPRAIMLSLIIVTSLYVLVAAVAVGAWNWTDFEGSEAALAAIMNDVSGQSMWGTILAAGAVISIASVVLTVLYGQTRVLFAMSRDGLVPKVFGKVSKKTGTPRVNTVIVSLFCAALASVIPLGKLVDATSIGTLFAFGLVNIAVIVLRRTRPDMPRTFRVPLGWLFPVLGFGFCAYNMFSLDSVTWVVFGVWMAVGLVFYFLYGMSRSRLASAEK, encoded by the coding sequence GTGCTCGACCAAGGCGCACCCCCGCAGAACCGCCCAAGCCCCCCGGGGGCCACCGGACTCGGCAGCCGCCTGATGCGGCGCAAGCCGGTGGAACTCCTGGTCGCGGAGGGTGGCAAGGGCGAAGGTGGCTCGCTGCGGCGCTCCCTCGGCATGTGGCAGCTGACCATGATCAGCATCGGCGCCACGCTCGGCACCGGCATCTTCGTCGTCCTCGGCGAGAGCGTCCCCAAGGCCGGGCCCGCCGTCACCATCTCCTTCGTGATCGCCGGTCTCACCGCCCTCTTCTCCGCGCTCTCGTACGCCGAGCTCGCCGGTTCCATACCGGTCGCGGGCTCCTCGTACTCGTACGCGTACGCAACGATGGGTGAACTCGTCGCCTGGGTCTGCGGCTGGTGCCTGGTCCTGGAGTACGGCGTCTCGGTGGCGGCGGTCGCCGTCGGCTGGGGCGAATATCTCAACGAACTGCTCAACGGGACCATCGGCGTCACGATCCCGGACGCCCTCTCGGCGGCCCCCGGTGAGGTCGACGGCGCCATCATCAACCTGCCCGGCCTGATCGTCGTCCTGCTCGCCATGGTGTTCCTGCTCGGCGGCGCCAAGGAGTCGGCGACGGCCAACACGATCATGGTGATCGTGAAGATCGCCGCGCTCGTGCTCTTCTGCACCATCGGCTTCATGGGCTTCAAGTCGGGCAACTACTCCGACTTCATGCCGCTCGGCACCGCCGGCGTCAGCGCCGCCGCCGCGAGCCTGTTCTTCTCGTACATCGGCTTCGACGCCGCGTCCACCGCAGGTGAGGAAGCGAAGAACCCGCAGCGCGACCTGCCCCGCGCGATCATGCTCTCGCTGATCATCGTCACGTCCCTCTACGTCCTGGTCGCGGCCGTCGCCGTCGGCGCCTGGAACTGGACGGACTTCGAGGGCTCCGAAGCCGCGCTCGCCGCGATCATGAACGACGTCAGCGGCCAGAGCATGTGGGGCACGATCCTCGCCGCCGGCGCGGTCATCTCCATCGCGTCCGTCGTCCTGACCGTCCTCTACGGCCAGACCCGCGTCCTGTTCGCGATGTCCCGCGACGGCCTGGTCCCCAAGGTGTTCGGCAAGGTCAGCAAGAAGACCGGCACGCCCCGCGTGAACACCGTCATCGTGTCGCTGTTCTGCGCGGCGCTCGCCTCGGTCATCCCGCTCGGCAAGCTCGTCGACGCCACCAGCATCGGTACGCTCTTCGCGTTCGGCCTGGTCAACATCGCGGTGATCGTGCTTCGCCGGACCCGCCCCGACATGCCGCGCACCTTCCGGGTGCCGCTCGGCTGGCTCTTCCCGGTGCTCGGCTTCGGCTTCTGCGCCTACAACATGTTCAGCCTCGACTCCGTCACCTGGGTCGTGTTCGGTGTCTGGATGGCCGTCGGCCTCGTGTTCTACTTCCTGTACGGCATGAGCCGCTCCCGATTGGCCTCCGCAGAGAAGTGA
- a CDS encoding LLM class flavin-dependent oxidoreductase, whose protein sequence is MDLDVLYEIDVPKPWNGPHPHGQRTAEQRAYREAVEQIRLADRVGFRTVWAVEHHFREGRSHCPAPEVLLGHLAALTERIRLGFGVTLTPFGFTPPQRIAEKVAAVDVLSDGRVEWGTGRSTPMEQTAFGVDREQSRSDWREAIEIVTGMWREEYFAYESERFSFPRRMVTPKPFQDPHPPCWMAATSPGSAEVAGAAGLGLLSFSIMQPLEVMARQVAAYRTAARTPSPITDVTTDRVSAYTLVHVADRPSQRVWDSVAWWYRNLAQFTLDWELPHLSPDEREQTFPFLTPIIEGHVPVEEFSDGDMILIGDAETVVRKAKRYADLGIDQLICYVQWGYLEHQEILRTIEILGKEVIPELASYRPRRSAP, encoded by the coding sequence ATGGACCTCGATGTGCTGTACGAGATCGACGTACCGAAGCCCTGGAACGGACCCCATCCGCACGGCCAGCGCACGGCCGAGCAGCGCGCCTATCGCGAGGCAGTGGAACAGATCCGGCTCGCGGACCGCGTCGGCTTCCGCACCGTGTGGGCGGTGGAGCACCACTTCCGCGAGGGCCGTTCGCACTGCCCCGCGCCCGAGGTGCTCCTCGGCCATCTCGCGGCGCTCACCGAGCGGATACGCCTCGGTTTCGGCGTCACCCTCACCCCGTTCGGCTTCACTCCCCCGCAGCGGATCGCGGAGAAGGTCGCGGCGGTCGACGTACTCTCGGACGGCCGCGTGGAGTGGGGCACAGGCCGTTCAACTCCCATGGAACAGACGGCATTCGGGGTCGATCGCGAGCAGTCGCGGTCCGACTGGCGCGAGGCGATCGAGATCGTGACGGGCATGTGGCGCGAGGAGTACTTCGCCTACGAGTCCGAACGGTTCAGCTTCCCCCGCCGGATGGTCACGCCGAAGCCGTTCCAGGACCCGCATCCGCCGTGCTGGATGGCGGCGACGTCCCCCGGTTCGGCGGAGGTGGCGGGCGCGGCGGGCCTCGGCCTGCTCTCCTTCTCGATCATGCAGCCGCTGGAGGTGATGGCCCGCCAGGTCGCCGCCTACCGAACGGCAGCGCGCACCCCCTCCCCCATCACGGACGTCACCACGGACCGCGTCAGCGCGTACACGCTGGTGCACGTGGCGGACCGGCCCTCGCAGCGGGTCTGGGACTCGGTGGCCTGGTGGTACCGCAACCTCGCCCAGTTCACGCTCGACTGGGAACTGCCGCACCTCTCCCCCGACGAGCGCGAGCAGACGTTCCCCTTCCTCACCCCGATCATCGAAGGGCACGTCCCCGTCGAGGAGTTCAGCGACGGCGACATGATCCTCATCGGCGACGCGGAGACCGTCGTCCGCAAGGCCAAGCGCTACGCCGACCTCGGCATCGACCAGCTCATCTGTTACGTCCAGTGGGGTTATCTGGAGCATCAGGAGATCCTGCGCACGATCGAGATCCTGGGCAAGGAAGTCATCCCGGAACTGGCGTCATACCGGCCACGGCGGTCGGCACCGTGA
- a CDS encoding SDR family oxidoreductase: protein MSGESLDTSDTLDTSPVPDYAALHRLDDHAIVLLGAGNGIGRQTAHALTAAGARVLCVDLDQGRAEAVAAETGGVPYVADVTRREEVRELFAYARRELGTVHGVVDIVGMARYAPLGELDDASWDWHFSLVLRHAWLAVQYGGEALADAGGGPLVFVASVSGLTAAPLHAAYGAAKAGLISLVRSAAVEYGPRGVRVNAVAPGVVWTPRVAALIGEEGRELNARDAPLARVAETSDIASALLFFASPLSSYITGQTLVVDGGVSVKFPYPTIGGAR from the coding sequence GTGAGCGGAGAATCCCTCGACACTTCCGACACCCTAGACACCTCCCCCGTCCCCGACTACGCCGCCCTGCACCGCCTGGACGACCACGCCATCGTCCTCCTCGGAGCGGGCAACGGCATCGGCCGCCAGACCGCGCACGCGCTCACGGCGGCGGGCGCGCGGGTCCTGTGCGTGGATCTCGACCAAGGCCGCGCGGAGGCCGTCGCCGCCGAGACGGGAGGTGTCCCGTACGTCGCGGACGTGACGAGGCGCGAAGAGGTACGGGAGCTCTTTGCCTACGCACGCCGGGAGTTGGGCACGGTGCACGGCGTCGTCGACATCGTGGGCATGGCCCGCTACGCACCCCTGGGCGAGCTGGACGACGCGTCCTGGGACTGGCACTTCTCCCTGGTCCTGCGGCACGCCTGGCTGGCGGTGCAGTACGGCGGTGAGGCGCTCGCCGACGCGGGCGGCGGCCCGCTGGTCTTCGTCGCGTCCGTGTCGGGCCTGACGGCAGCGCCCCTCCACGCGGCGTACGGCGCGGCCAAGGCGGGCCTGATCTCCCTGGTCCGCTCGGCGGCGGTGGAGTACGGCCCGCGCGGGGTACGGGTGAACGCGGTGGCGCCCGGAGTCGTCTGGACGCCGCGGGTGGCGGCCCTGATCGGCGAGGAGGGCCGCGAACTCAACGCGCGCGACGCTCCGTTGGCGCGGGTGGCCGAAACCTCGGACATCGCGTCGGCCCTGCTCTTCTTCGCCTCGCCACTGTCCTCGTACATCACCGGGCAGACGCTCGTCGTGGACGGCGGGGTAAGCGTGAAGTTCCCGTATCCGACCATCGGGGGCGCACGGTGA
- a CDS encoding GuaB1 family IMP dehydrogenase-related protein — MRFLNDIQPAYDLTYDDVFMVPRRSAVGSRQGVDLSSPDGTGTTIPLVVANMTAIAGRRMAETVARRGGLVVIPQDIPIEVVTEVISWVKTRHHVLDTPIVLAPTQTVADALALLSKRAHNAGVVVDADQKPVGVVTDTDLNGVDRFTQLSEVMSKDLVLLDADIDPIEAFNKLDHANRRYAPAVGKDGRLAGILTRTGALRATLYSPALDANGKLRIAAAVGINGDVAAKAKQLLDAGADTLVVDTAHGHQESMIAAVKAVRALDPQVPIVAGNIVAAEGVRDLIEAGADIIKVGVGPGAMCTTRMMTGVGRPQFSAVLECAAEAAKFGKHVWADGGVRHPRDVAMALAAGASNVMIGSWFAGTYESPGDLQQDANGRLYKESFGMASARAVKNRTSEESAYDRARKALFEEGISTSRMFLDPERPGVEDLIDSIIAGVRSSCTYAGAGSLAEFAERATVGVQSAAGYAEGKPLHASWS, encoded by the coding sequence GTGCGCTTCCTCAATGACATCCAGCCTGCGTACGACCTGACGTACGACGACGTCTTCATGGTGCCGAGGCGCTCCGCCGTCGGATCGCGTCAGGGCGTCGACCTCTCGTCGCCGGACGGCACCGGCACCACGATCCCGCTGGTCGTCGCGAACATGACCGCGATCGCCGGACGCCGCATGGCTGAGACCGTCGCCCGCCGCGGTGGCCTCGTCGTGATCCCGCAGGACATTCCGATCGAGGTCGTCACCGAGGTCATCTCCTGGGTCAAGACGCGCCACCACGTCCTGGACACCCCCATCGTCCTGGCCCCCACGCAGACCGTCGCCGACGCGCTCGCGCTGCTGTCCAAGCGCGCACACAACGCCGGCGTCGTCGTGGACGCTGACCAGAAGCCGGTCGGCGTCGTCACCGACACGGACCTGAACGGCGTCGACCGCTTCACCCAGCTCTCCGAGGTCATGTCCAAGGACCTCGTGCTGCTCGACGCGGACATCGACCCGATCGAGGCGTTCAACAAGCTGGACCACGCCAACCGCCGCTACGCCCCCGCCGTGGGCAAGGACGGCCGCCTCGCCGGCATCCTGACCCGCACGGGCGCCCTGCGCGCGACGCTCTACTCGCCCGCACTCGACGCCAACGGCAAGCTGCGCATCGCCGCCGCCGTCGGCATCAACGGCGACGTCGCCGCCAAGGCCAAGCAGCTCCTCGACGCGGGCGCCGACACGCTCGTCGTGGACACCGCGCACGGCCACCAGGAGTCGATGATCGCCGCGGTCAAGGCCGTGCGCGCGCTCGACCCGCAGGTGCCGATCGTCGCGGGCAACATCGTCGCCGCCGAGGGCGTACGGGACCTGATCGAGGCCGGTGCCGACATCATCAAGGTCGGTGTGGGCCCCGGCGCCATGTGCACCACGCGCATGATGACCGGCGTCGGCCGCCCGCAGTTCTCCGCGGTGCTCGAATGCGCCGCCGAGGCCGCGAAGTTCGGCAAGCACGTGTGGGCCGACGGCGGCGTCCGCCACCCCCGTGACGTCGCCATGGCGCTGGCCGCCGGTGCGTCGAACGTCATGATCGGCTCATGGTTCGCCGGGACGTACGAGTCCCCGGGCGACCTGCAGCAGGACGCCAACGGCCGCCTCTACAAGGAGTCGTTCGGCATGGCGTCGGCCCGGGCGGTCAAGAACCGCACCAGCGAGGAGTCGGCGTACGACCGTGCTCGCAAGGCGCTGTTCGAGGAGGGCATCTCGACCTCGCGGATGTTCCTGGACCCGGAGCGCCCCGGCGTCGAGGACCTGATCGACTCGATCATCGCGGGCGTCCGTTCCTCCTGCACGTACGCCGGTGCGGGTTCGCTGGCGGAGTTCGCCGAGCGGGCCACCGTGGGTGTGCAGAGCGCCGCGGGCTACGCGGAGGGCAAGCCGCTGCACGCCAGCTGGAGCTAG
- a CDS encoding barstar family protein, protein MTPEQLPPEPLTPVLEAVRAAGMATVSLDLSGVRDKAAFMERCARALDLPEWFGRNWDALADCLTDLGAASAAPGRLLAVTAWQEYAEAAPQEWIVAQEVFTDAVEYARERGTGLEIVLALGTRS, encoded by the coding sequence ATGACGCCCGAACAGCTGCCCCCGGAGCCGCTGACGCCCGTGCTGGAGGCCGTCCGTGCCGCCGGTATGGCCACCGTCTCGCTCGACCTGAGCGGCGTGCGCGACAAGGCCGCCTTCATGGAGCGCTGCGCCCGCGCGCTCGACCTGCCCGAGTGGTTCGGGCGCAACTGGGACGCGCTCGCCGACTGCCTCACCGACCTGGGTGCCGCGTCCGCCGCGCCCGGACGGCTCCTCGCCGTCACCGCCTGGCAGGAGTACGCCGAGGCCGCCCCCCAGGAGTGGATCGTCGCCCAGGAGGTGTTCACGGATGCCGTGGAGTACGCCCGGGAGCGCGGGACCGGCCTGGAGATCGTTCTCGCGCTCGGCACGCGCTCCTGA
- a CDS encoding ribonuclease domain-containing protein, translated as MMLRFVPRALGAALVCLTVLVTGCSSGGGSRAEASASAPAWAPHGMPAVQAGRLPAEARRTLRLIDDGGPFPYAKDGSVFGNFEGELPKQRRGHYREYTVPTPGERDRGARRIVTGSGGETYYTDDHYASFKAVLR; from the coding sequence ATGATGCTCCGGTTCGTACCCCGGGCGCTGGGTGCGGCCCTTGTCTGCCTGACCGTCCTCGTCACCGGGTGTTCCTCGGGCGGCGGCAGCAGAGCGGAAGCCTCCGCGTCCGCCCCCGCATGGGCGCCGCACGGCATGCCCGCCGTCCAGGCCGGCCGGCTGCCCGCCGAGGCGCGGCGGACGTTGCGGCTCATCGATGACGGGGGGCCGTTCCCGTACGCCAAGGACGGCTCCGTCTTCGGCAACTTCGAGGGCGAGCTGCCGAAGCAGCGGCGCGGCCACTACCGCGAGTACACCGTCCCCACCCCCGGCGAACGCGACCGGGGCGCGCGGCGGATCGTCACCGGGAGCGGTGGCGAGACCTACTACACGGACGACCACTACGCGTCCTTCAAGGCGGTACTGAGATGA
- a CDS encoding sugar-binding domain-containing protein, with protein sequence MRMGPAELVQAAAMARRFYLEGKSKIQIAEEFGVSRFKVARVLETALERDLVRIEIRVPAELDAERSDALRARYGLRHAVVVESPAPADEIDESPDPENLGEVAADLLGELVTEGDVLGLAWGRSTIHMAAALDQLPPCTVVQLTGVYDAGTAERGSVEAVRRAAQVSGGEAHPIYAPMLLPDPATAAALRNQTGIARAFEYFDKVTVAAVSIGSWEPGISTVHDMLSDEERAHYASLGVAAEMSAHLFDAEGRRVGRDLGERCITVEADRLRRIPEVVAIAGGQRKAAAIDAVLRSGLVTSLVTDTAAADQLMVMGHTPHPALDRADPDGS encoded by the coding sequence ATGCGGATGGGACCCGCGGAGCTGGTGCAGGCGGCGGCCATGGCCCGCCGCTTCTATCTCGAGGGCAAGTCGAAGATCCAGATCGCCGAGGAGTTCGGCGTGAGCCGCTTCAAGGTGGCCAGGGTCCTGGAGACGGCTCTCGAACGTGACCTCGTACGGATCGAGATCCGTGTGCCCGCCGAGCTCGACGCGGAGCGCTCGGACGCGCTGCGCGCCCGCTACGGCCTGCGGCACGCGGTCGTCGTCGAGTCGCCGGCGCCCGCCGACGAGATCGACGAGTCGCCCGACCCCGAGAACCTCGGCGAGGTCGCGGCCGATCTGCTCGGCGAACTGGTCACCGAGGGCGACGTCCTCGGACTCGCGTGGGGACGCTCGACCATCCACATGGCCGCCGCCCTCGACCAGCTGCCGCCGTGCACCGTGGTGCAGCTGACGGGTGTGTACGACGCGGGGACCGCTGAGCGCGGCTCGGTCGAGGCCGTGCGGCGTGCCGCGCAGGTCTCGGGCGGCGAGGCCCACCCCATCTACGCGCCGATGCTGCTGCCGGACCCGGCCACGGCCGCCGCGTTGCGGAACCAGACCGGGATCGCGCGGGCGTTTGAGTACTTCGACAAGGTCACCGTCGCCGCGGTCTCCATCGGCTCCTGGGAGCCCGGCATCTCCACCGTCCACGACATGCTCAGCGACGAGGAGCGTGCGCATTACGCGTCGCTGGGCGTCGCCGCCGAGATGTCCGCGCACCTCTTCGATGCCGAGGGGCGCAGGGTCGGGCGGGACCTGGGGGAGCGGTGCATCACCGTGGAAGCCGACCGGCTTCGACGGATTCCTGAGGTGGTCGCCATCGCGGGCGGGCAGCGTAAGGCTGCCGCGATTGACGCTGTGCTGCGTTCGGGACTTGTGACCAGCCTCGTCACGGACACGGCTGCGGCTGATCAGTTGATGGTGATGGGGCACACTCCGCATCCTGCGTTGGATCGGGCGGACCCGGACGGTAGCTGA
- the rpe gene encoding ribulose-phosphate 3-epimerase has product MAVQINPSILSADFARLAEEARAVEGADWLHVDVMDNHFVPNLTLGVPVVESLARATDTPLDCHLMIEDVDRWAPQYVEAGAGSVTFHVEAAAAPVRLAREIRAQGARASMALKPATPIEPYEDLLSELDMLLIMTVEPGFGGQAFLDIMLPKIRRTRELISKHGLELWLQVDGGVSAETIERCAEAGADVFVAGSAVYGADDPSAAVRALRTQAAGATSTAAWACGH; this is encoded by the coding sequence ATGGCCGTGCAGATCAACCCCAGCATCCTGTCCGCGGATTTCGCCCGCCTTGCCGAGGAGGCAAGGGCGGTCGAAGGTGCCGACTGGCTCCATGTCGACGTCATGGACAACCACTTCGTTCCCAACCTCACCCTCGGGGTGCCGGTCGTAGAGTCTCTCGCCCGAGCGACGGACACACCGCTGGACTGCCACCTGATGATCGAGGACGTCGATCGCTGGGCTCCGCAGTACGTCGAAGCGGGCGCCGGATCGGTCACCTTCCACGTGGAGGCGGCCGCCGCTCCCGTCCGCCTGGCCCGCGAGATCCGCGCCCAGGGCGCCCGCGCCTCCATGGCGCTGAAGCCCGCGACGCCCATCGAGCCGTACGAGGACCTGCTCTCCGAGCTCGACATGCTGCTGATCATGACCGTCGAGCCGGGGTTCGGCGGCCAGGCGTTCCTCGACATCATGCTCCCGAAGATCCGTCGCACCCGCGAGTTGATCAGCAAGCACGGCCTCGAACTCTGGCTCCAGGTCGACGGCGGCGTCTCCGCCGAGACCATCGAGCGCTGCGCCGAGGCCGGCGCCGACGTCTTCGTGGCCGGCTCGGCGGTGTACGGGGCCGACGACCCGTCCGCGGCGGTACGTGCACTGCGCACCCAGGCGGCCGGGGCGACGTCCACGGCGGCATGGGCGTGCGGCCACTGA
- a CDS encoding MMPL family transporter: MPDERSDVRSHGQPGGRRRAGRGVAWLVCGRRTKWLVVLFWLVVIVAAAPLAQKLTDAQDNQASSWLPGSAESTQVLDISEEFRPEQIPAIVVYARDGGLTAEDRARITEDLGELKELRAHGVRGQETRGPLFDTKRPAAAEAAQIFVPITMDEKGWERITPAVESMRERVGESAGGLSVYVTGPGGTSADFSEAFEGIDSTLLLSAAGVVIVILLITYRSPVLLFVPLLAAVVSLFAAQALIYLLAEHAGLTVNGQSAGILTVLVFGAGTDYALLLVARYREELRRHEDRHEAMQLALHRAGPAVIASGATVVVSMLVLLTADMNSTRGLGPVAAIGVAVALLAMLSLFPALLVVCGRWLFWPLIPHNGSQEPTERGVWARMGRRIAHRPRLTWGITAVALAALALGLTQLRAEGLSNADSFTDKRDSIVGQEVQGKYFPAGSGDPLVIVAEADRGDAVRDAVAKTRGVDPASVGVPPGTKAEAGGRVLFEATPTAAADSEAAKQTVERVRDAVHAVPDADAKVGGGTAALLDMDRATAHDNKLVIPLVLVVVLLILAVLLRALVAPLLLIATVVLSFSAALGISALAFRHLFDYAGESTDFPLFVFVFLVALGIDYNIFLSTRIREEAGRQGTRAGVVTGLAATGAVITSAGLVLAGTFAALGTLPMVAFAEIGFAVALGVLLDTFVVRSVLVTALFLDVGPKVWWPHALSKDPAASRTPAPAKTVSGGPPDQG; this comes from the coding sequence ATGCCGGACGAACGGTCGGACGTGCGGTCGCACGGGCAGCCCGGGGGCCGGCGCCGGGCGGGCCGAGGAGTGGCCTGGCTGGTGTGCGGGCGGCGCACCAAGTGGCTCGTGGTGCTGTTCTGGCTGGTGGTGATCGTGGCCGCCGCGCCGCTCGCGCAGAAGCTCACGGACGCCCAGGACAACCAGGCGTCGTCCTGGCTGCCGGGTTCCGCGGAGTCCACCCAAGTCCTGGACATCTCCGAGGAGTTCAGGCCCGAACAGATTCCCGCGATCGTGGTGTACGCCCGCGACGGCGGTCTCACCGCCGAGGACCGCGCGCGGATCACCGAGGACCTCGGCGAGCTCAAGGAGCTGCGCGCCCACGGCGTGCGGGGCCAGGAGACCCGCGGCCCGCTCTTCGACACGAAGAGGCCCGCCGCCGCCGAGGCGGCGCAGATCTTCGTGCCCATCACCATGGACGAGAAGGGCTGGGAGCGGATCACGCCCGCCGTCGAGTCCATGCGTGAGCGCGTGGGGGAGAGCGCGGGCGGCCTCTCGGTGTACGTCACGGGGCCAGGCGGTACGTCGGCCGACTTCTCCGAGGCGTTCGAGGGCATCGACTCGACGCTGCTCCTCTCGGCGGCCGGCGTCGTCATCGTCATCCTCCTGATCACCTACCGCAGCCCGGTCCTGCTGTTCGTCCCGCTGCTCGCGGCGGTCGTCTCCCTGTTCGCCGCGCAGGCGCTGATCTACCTCCTGGCCGAGCACGCGGGCCTGACGGTCAACGGCCAGAGCGCGGGCATCTTGACGGTCCTCGTCTTCGGCGCGGGGACGGACTATGCCCTGCTCCTGGTCGCTCGCTACCGCGAAGAACTGCGCCGCCACGAGGACCGGCACGAGGCGATGCAGCTCGCCCTGCACCGGGCGGGCCCCGCGGTCATCGCGTCCGGCGCCACGGTCGTGGTCAGCATGCTCGTCCTGCTCACCGCCGACATGAACTCGACGCGCGGCCTTGGCCCCGTGGCCGCCATCGGCGTCGCGGTCGCCCTGCTGGCGATGCTGTCGCTGTTCCCCGCGCTCCTGGTGGTCTGCGGCCGGTGGCTGTTCTGGCCGCTGATCCCGCACAACGGCTCGCAGGAGCCCACCGAGCGCGGCGTCTGGGCCCGCATGGGCCGCCGTATCGCCCATCGCCCGCGCCTGACCTGGGGCATCACGGCGGTGGCGCTCGCGGCGCTGGCACTCGGCCTGACGCAGCTGCGCGCCGAGGGGCTCAGCAACGCCGACTCCTTCACGGACAAGCGGGACTCGATCGTGGGCCAGGAGGTGCAGGGGAAGTACTTCCCCGCGGGCAGCGGTGACCCGCTGGTGATCGTGGCGGAGGCGGACCGGGGCGACGCGGTGCGCGACGCGGTCGCGAAGACGCGGGGTGTGGACCCCGCGAGCGTCGGCGTACCGCCGGGGACCAAGGCGGAGGCCGGGGGCCGGGTCCTGTTCGAGGCGACACCGACCGCCGCTGCCGACAGCGAGGCGGCCAAGCAGACCGTGGAGCGGGTGCGCGACGCGGTGCACGCCGTGCCCGACGCGGACGCGAAGGTGGGCGGCGGCACGGCGGCTCTCCTGGACATGGACCGCGCGACGGCCCACGACAACAAGCTGGTGATCCCGCTCGTCCTCGTGGTCGTCCTGCTGATCCTCGCGGTGCTGCTGCGCGCCCTGGTCGCGCCGCTGCTCCTGATCGCGACGGTGGTGCTCTCCTTCTCCGCCGCGCTCGGCATCAGCGCGCTCGCCTTCCGCCACCTCTTCGACTACGCGGGCGAGTCCACGGACTTCCCGCTCTTCGTCTTCGTGTTCCTGGTGGCGCTCGGCATCGACTACAACATCTTCCTGTCGACCCGCATCCGTGAGGAGGCGGGCCGCCAGGGCACCCGTGCGGGCGTGGTGACGGGCCTCGCCGCGACCGGCGCGGTCATCACGTCGGCGGGCCTGGTGCTCGCGGGCACCTTCGCCGCGCTCGGCACGCTCCCGATGGTGGCGTTCGCCGAGATCGGCTTCGCGGTCGCGCTCGGCGTCCTGCTCGACACCTTCGTCGTACGGTCCGTCCTGGTCACCGCGCTGTTCCTGGACGTGGGCCCGAAGGTGTGGTGGCCGCACGCCCTGAGCAAGGACCCGGCGGCCTCCCGTACGCCCGCTCCCGCGAAGACTGTCTCAGGCGGTCCGCCGGATCAGGGCTAG